In the genome of Aureimonas sp. OT7, one region contains:
- a CDS encoding GlxA family transcriptional regulator — translation MIFTETDNTLDVSLLLFPGFSLMSLATALDPLRGANRVLGREAYRWRLFSMDGTAPCASCGVPVAVEGRFDADACGPLLVLVAAFGAERQATPDTLMAVRKGVRRADMVFGVEAGAWVLALAGLLDGRRATTHWEDLEDFAARFPHVEVVPDRFVGDGAIYTTGGATPALDLMLTLIRARNGYSAALDVASLYIYEEMRAAGDTQPVVSLGRIRRHEPRVAEAIRIMETHLDHPLTMAAIALRVGLSTRNLELLFRRMVEMSPAAYFLKLRIAQARRLVVDTNLSMAEIADRSGFSSISALSRAFRRHYGQAPSAARRARG, via the coding sequence ATGATCTTCACCGAGACCGACAATACGCTGGACGTTTCCCTCCTGTTGTTTCCGGGCTTTTCCCTGATGTCGCTTGCCACGGCGCTGGATCCGCTGCGGGGCGCAAACCGGGTTCTTGGCCGGGAAGCCTATCGTTGGCGGCTGTTTTCCATGGATGGAACGGCGCCTTGCGCCAGTTGCGGCGTGCCGGTGGCCGTCGAAGGCCGTTTCGATGCCGATGCCTGCGGCCCGCTGCTGGTTCTCGTCGCGGCCTTCGGGGCCGAGCGGCAGGCGACACCCGACACGTTGATGGCGGTACGAAAAGGCGTCCGGCGCGCCGACATGGTGTTCGGCGTCGAGGCCGGCGCCTGGGTGCTTGCGCTGGCCGGCCTTCTGGACGGACGGCGCGCCACGACCCATTGGGAAGACCTGGAAGATTTCGCGGCGCGCTTTCCGCATGTCGAGGTGGTCCCCGACCGGTTCGTCGGCGACGGGGCCATCTACACGACGGGCGGCGCCACGCCGGCGCTCGACCTGATGTTGACGCTGATCCGCGCGCGCAACGGTTATTCCGCAGCGCTCGACGTGGCGAGCCTGTATATCTACGAGGAGATGCGGGCCGCGGGCGATACCCAGCCGGTCGTTTCCCTCGGGCGTATCCGCCGGCACGAGCCGCGCGTCGCCGAGGCGATCCGCATCATGGAGACCCATCTGGACCACCCCCTGACGATGGCCGCCATCGCCCTGCGCGTCGGCCTTTCCACACGCAATCTCGAGCTTCTGTTCCGGCGTATGGTCGAGATGTCGCCGGCGGCCTATTTCCTGAAATTGCGGATCGCGCAGGCCCGCCGCCTGGTGGTGGATACCAATCTGTCGATGGCCGAAATCGCCGACCGCAGCGGCTTCTCGTCCATTTCGGCGTTGTCGCGCGCGTTCCGCCGCCACTACGGGCAAGCACCCTCCGCGGCGCGGAGGGCGCGTGGCTGA